Proteins from a single region of Nitrospinota bacterium:
- the lysS gene encoding lysine--tRNA ligase, whose amino-acid sequence MDEVKDLFSQRREKLKEIKDAGINPYINRFKVIHFIQSILERYSDFDNERLNDVSEVFTIAGRLITKRKHGKVIFCHIKDFTGKIQLYLRKDEFENNLFELFLKFDIGDFIGTSGKVFKTKTGELTLWVKDFKLLSKSLRPLPEKWHGLRDIEIRYRQRYLDLIANEEVKKIFVLRSRIIEKIRNFLNSMKFLEVETPMMQPIPGGAAAKPFVTHHNTLNMTLYLRIAPELYLKRLIVGGLERVYEINKSFRNEGISSEHNPEFTMLEFYMAYADYNDLMDITEKMIAFIAKEVLGTTHINYNGEEIDLSGSWRRYTLKESMIKIGGINPKIIEDKNESKKYAHDLQIPQSGKESHAKLLNEIFERVVEPKLIQPTFITDYPIEISPLAKKKEDNPELVERFEIFIGGKEIGNAYTELNDPLDQEQRFKEQLRKSTDGEDEMISIDKDYIRALEYGMPPTAGEGIGIDRLVMIMTGSTSIRDVILFPQLKD is encoded by the coding sequence GTGGATGAGGTAAAGGATTTATTTTCTCAAAGAAGAGAAAAGTTGAAAGAGATAAAGGATGCCGGTATCAATCCTTATATTAATCGATTTAAGGTAATCCATTTTATTCAGTCTATTTTAGAAAGATATTCTGATTTTGATAACGAAAGGCTAAATGATGTTTCTGAGGTATTTACTATTGCTGGTCGTTTAATAACAAAAAGAAAACACGGCAAGGTAATATTTTGTCATATAAAAGATTTTACAGGAAAGATTCAGTTATATCTAAGAAAAGATGAGTTTGAAAATAACCTATTTGAACTTTTTCTCAAATTTGATATAGGGGACTTTATTGGTACAAGTGGAAAGGTCTTTAAAACAAAGACAGGAGAATTAACCTTATGGGTTAAGGATTTTAAACTCCTTAGCAAATCATTAAGGCCTCTCCCTGAAAAATGGCATGGATTGAGAGACATTGAAATCAGATATCGTCAGAGGTATCTTGATCTCATAGCTAATGAGGAAGTTAAGAAGATTTTTGTTCTCCGAAGCAGGATTATTGAAAAGATAAGAAATTTTCTTAATAGCATGAAATTTTTAGAGGTTGAGACACCTATGATGCAACCCATTCCAGGTGGGGCAGCAGCAAAACCTTTTGTTACACATCATAATACACTCAATATGACCCTTTATTTGAGGATTGCTCCAGAACTTTACTTAAAAAGACTAATTGTTGGAGGACTTGAAAGAGTCTATGAGATTAATAAAAGCTTTAGAAACGAGGGAATATCTTCAGAGCACAACCCAGAATTTACAATGCTAGAGTTCTATATGGCTTATGCAGATTATAATGATCTTATGGATATTACAGAGAAGATGATAGCCTTTATTGCCAAGGAAGTTTTGGGTACGACCCATATAAATTATAATGGTGAAGAGATCGATTTATCTGGTTCTTGGAGAAGATATACCTTAAAAGAGTCTATGATTAAAATTGGTGGTATAAACCCAAAAATCATAGAGGATAAGAATGAATCAAAGAAATATGCTCATGACTTACAGATACCTCAATCAGGTAAAGAGAGCCATGCTAAGCTTTTAAATGAGATATTTGAGAGAGTGGTTGAACCAAAATTAATCCAACCGACTTTTATTACAGATTATCCCATTGAAATATCTCCACTAGCTAAAAAGAAGGAGGATAATCCTGAGTTAGTAGAGAGGTTTGAAATATTTATAGGGGGAAAAGAGATTGGAAATGCCTATACCGAGTTAAATGATCCCTTAGACCAGGAACAGAGATTTAAAGAACAACTACGTAAATCAACTGACGGAGAAGATGAAATGATCTCTATAGATAAAGATTATATCAGAGCGTTAGAGTATGGCATGCCTCCAACAGCAGGAGAAGGCATTGGTATTGATAGGCTTGTAATGATAATGACAGGTTCTACATCTATTAGAGATGTCATCTTATTTCCTCAGTTAAAGGACTAA